From the Vicugna pacos chromosome 30, VicPac4, whole genome shotgun sequence genome, the window TTCACGTCACCTGatcattcttttcatggtgccAGAAGTGGTTCCAGGTGACAACATACAATTTGGATGCCATACAGCTGGGAGCGATGCCCCACTCCACCAGGGTTGTTCTAGCAGATACCGCTGCTGCCTGCTCCCTCACCAAGCACGTCCAGTGCCAGGGAGCGGGCAGGAGAACCTGCCATGGCACCCTCAGCAAAGCCAGTGGTTTCATCTACAGCTGCGTCCCCTTGTGGGCAGCCCGCACCTCAGTGGCTTGCTTGCACCTTCTAGGAGGACTTTGGTCACTTGTGGAGCCCTAGCTGCAGGGGCGCCTAGGAAGGGCAATTAGGTACATCCTTCACAAGAAAGCATGGGAGAAGGAGGTTGGCATGAGTGTTAGCTGAATTAGTTAGCAGATTCCACTTCACCTGTAAATAACACCACCATCCTGTGATAACCAAGCCATCCTATCTTGAGGTCATACCTGTCAAGCTTTTTATTCCCCCTTATATCTTATATGTGAAAAATGATGTAATGCCGTATTTTTTGCTTTATCACTTTGTCACTAAACATCTTGAACATCTTTCCAGCAAACTATTTCTACatcatttttaaagactgcaatgTATTCTATTACATACTAATCCTTACAATTGAAcataaattatttctaattttttccctATTGTGAAGAATAAGGGCATGATTATCCGTGTAGTCATATCCTGAACTCTGATCATTTCCTCAGAATAAATCCCTGGTTGTGAAATGACTGGGTTGATCTCCTTGTTCTTCGGGGTCAGTTCATTTTCATTAGAAGCTTCATCCATCCTTCAGAACCCTCAGACTGAGGGTTGTTGACCTTTGTACCTTAAAGAGTTAatattctgggttttttccttctaGTTAATGGCTTCTTTTTCTAATATATAGTTTTGTCTGGTCCTGATTTGTTTGTTGTAGTTGTTTACAACACTCATGTAATTCATCTTAAATCTTTTGTAGAATGAGGTGTGGGTCATTTATGAGTTAATGCATGCATAGGTATGTCATGAGAATTAGGAGCTAGTTCCTGACTTCATCCTGGTCTTTTTGTCCCCTTCCTGTTCATGATTCCATATTGATGCCAATATGACTGCTACTATTTTGTGTAATATActctttttataaaaaaatttttttattgaagtatagtcagttacaatatgttaatttctggtgtacagcgcaatgtcccggtcatgcatatacatacatatattcattttcatattcttttttcattaaaggtcattgcaagatattgaatagtttcctttatactcttaaaagtaataaaataataacttttaatgtgtATGTcttattttgccatttaaattacaGATATTTCAGATTAATCATTCCTTCATTTTTGCCTTATTTTGATAGCAATGAGTGatcatttgcatatattaaattctttttattaGGAATGACAGTGATGGGGAAGGAGAATCTGATGATcctgaaaaaaagaaactacagAATCAACTTCAAGGTTGctttagatttcatttttaaatttactatcttattaaaaaaagaaaaactcacagTGAATTGTCTGTTTGAAttgtttccccacccccaaccccctgtATTTAAAGGAGGTTCAAGAACTGGCTTTGGTTCCCAGTGGTCATGTGCTGGCTTTGTTGAGACCATTTTTATAGTGTTTGCTCCATAGAGTCCCTAATGGGTTGGTTTTTTCCATGCAGTAGAAAtattgtttagttttattttggcCTTGAAAAGCTTactctctttgatttttttgtcttattttcccCTTTTCAGAGAGGGTAGCAGTTATACTATTAGCACCCTATAAAATCTGATGGTATTAAAATTTCCTGTCAAGAGGAACAGAATGAATTAGGGCTCACACTTGACTTTTACTGCTATTGCTGGAGCTCATTCATTGATggtttatttcatgttttctacCTGGTCTTCCTCATCTGCTTTTTGATCCTACTTCAAGTGTTCCCATttacatttctctctttctgccttcaGTTTTTTAACTTCCACACCTTTAAAAGCACTTTTGTTTTCTGCTGTAGTGTCGTGGCATGATGGAGGGGGCATAGGTATCAGCTCCATTCAGCTCTGGATTCCACCCTGGGGTCTGCTACTTAAATCTGCCTCATCTTGGACAAGTTCCCTAACCTCTAAGATTCTGAGACCCccaactctaaaatggaaattaagAGTACTTTCCTTTCAGGGCTGCTAAAAGATTAATGACAATGTAAAAACTGCTTAATATTCTGAGAAATTCTCAGGACTCAGTTAATAGTAGCTCTGTGTATCTAAAAAGATACCTATTTAATTGCTGCTGCTTTAGTTACTGAGGTTTGATTGTTCCTTGATATGGTAGCTAATGATTTTTCAAGTTGGATTTTATGCTCAATCATTggtaatatgtattttattcatttgaacCTTGCCGAATAGAATGCGTAACTGGAAAGGACATCTATCATATAGTCTCAGCCTTAGTGAGTGGTGAGCACACTCAGCTTGGCCAGATCCTTAGCCTTGCTATTCTAGTCTCTCTGTTTTGGTAATGCTTCTGTCTTACCCACCCTATTGGGAGGTATAGAGGTATACTGTAATGATAGTATCTTGAAAACACTACCATTAACAGGGATAATTTTACCTGCTGAGAACTTCAGTGGTGGGTGTAGTCCAAGGGCAGTAACTGGGTTTCTGGGTGTAGTCCAGGCAGTAACTCCACTGCCTGGAGCAGTGTGGGCACACTTAATCCTCAgtaattttttgtgggggagcaGCCCCGTGGTCTGTGCCAAGTGGCTTTATCTTACTTGTGTGGCAAAAagcttttttctatttgttctttttgatTTTGTGCCCCCTCTTTCTGGCTCCATCCCCTCCAAAGTGAAAATTGGATTGTTCTCTTTACTTTTGAAAAAGATACAATCCAATTTTTAATagggaatttttctttaaattccctATCAAGTTATGACAAGGCccagaaatgtataaaaatacaaacgcttaaaatatttaagtcaggaaatttatttggaatttcaggatgaatttgaatttgaaagGATTCTTAGCCTTTCATACCTGAGAAtcctttttttccatcttttagttTCTCGGTTTGCTGATGGATTTCATTGTATAATATCCTTTTTTgaatctttcctcttttttcctgaaacagttttctaaatcttttacttctgttttaGGTTATGACATAAAGTGTAAGTtttgattaattaaaattaaagagtTTATGATTTGAGTTTTCTGTTAGCTAATTTTGATATGCAGTGACTTTGAGGTTAAATTTTAGTATAATAATATGTAAACAAAGACTGACTAAATTTTTATAATTGGAACAATCAAATTGCTTggcttttattttccaaataaaatttttatttccttttaattttgcaAACCATTAATCAGTGTCtaataattaattttacttttagcTAAATAATCTTTTATCACTAAACATTCCAAAGTCACCTAGTTTAaactttaaggagaaaaatattaattaaacgtGAAGTTAAAATATGACATATTTAGAAAAATCCATGACAGAAAACTTCAGTTGACTAGCTGATGCTTATATATAAATTTACTTTCATTTAACTGACACAAAATCCTATCAGAAAATGTAGTATTTTCTCATGTATATTTCTCATGTAAtctgaaagaaaaagcaaattagcttttttcttaatttatacttCATCTGAACTCTTAGACTGCAAAAATGTTTATGGTTTTGTCTAATTTTAATGTACAACTAAAGATTTTCATAATTTAGGAAAGCAAGTTGCAGAGTATTAGCACTCTTAGAATAACAATAGATGATCTTTCATAAGAGAAGAAGATACCCGTAAAACTAATTTTATAGATAATTAGTTGATTGTGTAAGTAGTGATAAACTTAAAACAATTATACatccaaaaaaagcaaaaaaaaaaaaaaccaaaaagccaaAACAACTACACGTCACCCTAGAACAGGCTACTTAATAATTTGTAGTTGAACAATTTCTATATAGTAGAAAATTGGAAAAGCTTTTTTGATAAAAGGTAATTAGAAAGTTTTGCCAGTAAGCTATAGTAAATCTTTTGTGTACTTGTACTGCAGTAGTTTGCTGTGACTTTTGAATACACTGTATTCAAAAACTAAATCTTTTAAATAACCTTGTTAATGTACAAAAACTGTAAATAGGTCTATTTAGAAGCCAAATACAAAATCTGGCAAATCTCAGGAAAGTATTGCAAATCTGTAAGAGTCCACTTTCTCTTCTCCAtcacccccttccctttccctgctcctctcccctccctcccctcctcgctTCTATCTACTTACCCATCCCTCTGCCTATCTTTAGTTATAGTtgttaagtattttttctttctgtggttaaGAAAAGTATTAGAGCACCAgttcttttaaggaaaaatagGAGGTATTTCATAATTAGTGTATTCAAACATTGTAGCTACTTGATGTAATGTTTGGtgcttttccaagcattctaatATCCATGATGTCACTTGATCTTTACACTAACTCGTCTGAGTAGTTTGGGCAAGtggtattactttttttttcacaatgaGGAAGTGGAGTGACTTTACCCTAGATTGTCTAGCCAGCCACCCTGTCCTGACCCCTGCAGGCTGCTCCCCAACAACTACTTCCTCATCacactatttcaaaaatatttttaatgcgtGAAACTTTTCCAGACAAATGTATaatgcatttctttaaaatcagtaTTCCATGTCTTCTAAATTTGATTGCCTAGTCCTCCTTAATCTAAAGATGACATAATTCTTTGTAGGTGCCATTGTTATAGAGCGACCGAATGTGAAATGGAGCGATGTTGCTGGTCTTGAAGGAGCCAAAGAAGCGCTGAAAGAGGCCGTGATATTGCCTATTAAATTTCCTCATCTCTTTACCGGTGAGAtgacttttaaataatttttttgatggtttttaGAAAACACATCGATGACTGAGGGTAAAATACTGTGAATTCTTGTCACTATATCGTGAGTTATTACCTTAAATTCTATTGTGAGGCAGTGGAAGATCTTTATACAAAGGTATTTGTCTTCTCTGCGTatgtgtatttattatatatattgcgaaacaacctaaatgtgaaCCAGTCGGGCATCAGGTAAATCACCAACATGCAGTAGAATACTGTGCACTCAAGAAAATAGAGTCTACATCCCCATTAAGAAATTTGGACTGCATTATAATTGACATGGAAGAACATCCACATATatcatagagattaaaaaacagttTATACAATATGTATAGTAGGAGTccacatttgttaaataaatgtgtgtgcTGAGAAGTGTAGACAGATTGATGTAAAAATGTTACTGTATGCCTAGGAGATCAGATTATGGGTGATTTTTCTTTTGACTTTCATCTGAATTGTTTTCAGTGGACACGTACTAGGTTTATAGGAGTATGTCTGTTTCTCAAAAAGAGGAGTAAGGGTTATTGAGCAGTTTGATGGGAGTGTGGGTCCTGTAGGAGCTCATCATCACTGTGAGGAGAGCACTGCCAGCCCACCATTTGGAGGTAGTTGAGCTTCAAGCTCCAGCAGTAGGTGATTTGGCTGCGCCAAGCCATTCCTTCCCACTGTCCTTTTTGTGACTGATAGTTAGTGTTTGTGATATGACGATACCCAGAGTCTAAGAGTGAAACAGAGGTTTATCCTTCTAAAACAAGCTGGTTTATGTAGAGAGCAAATCTGTGATACTGGCCTCAAACTGAACAGGTCCAGGCAGTAATGTCATATAGAGCAGTGATGAAGAACAGAGAACCCCTGGGCCACCTGTTGTCCACCTAGCTTCGAGGTACGACTTCCCACCTCACTTCAGGAATGTGAGCCTAACAGTGTAAAAGCTGACATCATAATCCTATAAAGGTACAAAAGTATGGGTGAACTCATTTTATGTTATGTTACTTAcaccagtgtttcccaaacatGAGTCCTTTGTGTATCATCTTCATGAATTTTTCCATATACATgtaccatttttaaaatatttctttacatCACTCACTTTTAAAGCAAACTTTTTTACTCAAATATAGCATAAATGTACGAAGACATGCAGGAACCCAAGTGTTCCGCTTTATAAATTATCACAGAGTACACCTGTATAGTCGTCACCCAGATAAAAAAAATATTATCATAACCTGGATatccctctctgcctctttcctccCCTGAGGTAATCACTCTCTTCACTTCTAACACCATAGATtgttttgcctgtatttgaaCTTTTAAATCATCTCACTTGTTTGGActtagtaattttattttaaaagacttctttTTGTCTCTGTAAATGGAAAAAGTAGTgtttttctaaaatgcattttaaaaattatttaaataaaaagtatttgtaaACCACCTAAAAGCATGTCATCTGCCACCACACTTAAGGGAACACTGATGTATAATTGCAGACATTTGAAATAGGCAAATAGAATTCAAGTGAAAGTTGAGGCTTTCATAACAATAAACAGAACATTACTTAGTTTTGCCATCAGTCATGTGCATATCATTTTTTTGCAGACACTGTGTGCCCATCCACAGTTTACACCTAGTGGTTTTTTTATgtgtatttgttattttattgccAGTTGTAACCCAGCTTGGTTTGTTTAAGCAGCAGTATAATTTCTCATTAGCAAAATTGAGATACAAAGAGTTGATTTGTTCACTTGCTGTACTTGGGCGAAACCAGGATTTAAGGTAGAGCCCCCTTGTCATTACCTAGCCTTTGGAAAGGGAATATGCCCTGTGTAATGTAACCTGTGCTTCCTTGTTGAGTCGTGAATTGAGTAGAACTTCATGAGTCATCCAAACTGTGTTAGTTTCACTCCTCCAaagttcataaatatttaaaagaaaatatttccagcTACCCTTCCCATGTGGATATGATTTCTCCTACAATATTCTGATATCGAGCAGtgcacatagtaggtggtcaAGAAGTATCTTTTAACTGAATTCTTTTcccccactagactgtaagccCATGGAAGGTAGAAGTCCTTTTCTATTCATAATTCTCTGTCTGCACCTTGTGGTTTCAATACGTGGTGGTTGAATGAGTGAGCAAGCAATGAACTTCCTGTTAGAAGGATTATAGCTGGATAAACACTTTTGACAAGGTGGTCTCtagaaaaagtaaatgaagtacATTTAAAACATAACTTACTTTAGAtcgatttatttaaattttgttttattaaattgaTAGCTTTAGAGTGAAAACTTCTTCACAGTAATCTTCACTATGGATAATGTCAGTGGTAACTGAAATTAACAATCTGGAAATTCTCATGTTATTTTTCTAATGCACATTTTAGGCAAGAGAACACCTTGGAGAGGAATCCTATTATTTGGACCACCTGGAACAGGAAAATCCTATTTAGCCAAAGCTGTAGCAACAGAAGCAAACAACTCAACATTTTTCTCGATATCTTCCTCTGACCTTGTTTCTAAGTGGCTAGGTGAAAGTGAAAAGTAAGTAgtcaatttttttagtttttctttaccTGGTAGTCACTATATCAGTATATGAAGTAGTAGATTGCATTATGAATGTCTGTCATTAATAGACATTCAAAGAAGTGATGTAGCACAGGTATTCATTTCTCTGTCAGATCAGTCTCTAGTTTAGAATTTCTTTCTTAGGGAAAAGATAGCATATATTTATAGtgtattaaattataaaattaattatgCCAGATGTAGTAATCTTATTTTCTGGATCGAAACATGATGAAGCTTTTTATTCTGTAGAGTTCCTGTAATTTTAGTATATTgttctgttttgggttttttctttttaattttttattgaagtatagttgatttacaatgttgtgttagtttttggtatacagcaaagtgatgcagttttatatatatatatatatatattctttttcatattcttttccattgtgacttattataatactgaatatagttccctgtgatatacagtaggaccttgtttgtctattttatatatagtagtttgtgtctgcaaatctcaagctcctaatttatccctctcccatcccttttcccctttggtaaccagaagtttgttttctatgtctgtgagtctgtttctgttttgtaaattagttcatttgtatcatattttagattccacatgtaagtgatatcatatggtgtttttctttctgacttactttacttagtatgataacctctaggtccattcatgttgctgcaaatgacatttcattctttttatggctgagtagtattccattgtgtgtgtgtgtgtgtgtgtgtgtgtgtgtgtgtatatatcacatcttctttatccactcatctgttgatagacatttaggctcctcccatgtcttgactattgtgaatagtgcagctgtgaactttggggtgcatgtatcttttcaaattagaattttctccagttgtatgcccaggagtgatattgctggatcatatggcaactctatatttagttttttaaggaacctccatactgttttccatagtggctgcaccagttttcGAATATTCCCAACTATAGTATAggagagggttcccttttctccacaccctctctagcatttgctttttgtagactttttagtgatggccgtTCTGagcagtgtgaggtgataccttactgtagttttgattttgcatttctctaataattagcagtgttgagcatctttccatgtgtctattggccttctgtatgtcttctttggggaaatgtctatttcagtcttctgcccattttttgattggcttgtttgtttgttgttgttgttgagttgtgtgagctgtttgtatattttggaaaggaagcctttgtcagttgcatcatttgcaaatattttctcccattattaGTTTTTTCATTATCATGTgtcatttactattttttttagaaactgaaagcttgtatttatttttaggctAGTTAAGAACTTATTCCAGCTTGCCAGAGAGAATAAACCTTCCATTATCTTCATTGATGAAATTGATTCTCTGTGTGGTTCAAGAAGTGAAAATGAAAGTGAAGCTGCACGTAGAATTAAGACAGAGTTCCTAGTTCAAATGCAAGGTagtattactgatttttaaaagtttctcttcattataTAGCCATTATTATtcacaataatagaaaaaaatttaagcagaATTTCTCCATTCTTATAGGCCAAGTGTTTCCTTCTGATTGTCTTCCACATGCATACATAATTTTTACCCAGTTGTAACTGGCTTGTAGAGCTCACTGATATGGATAGTGAAGAGATTCACACATTGACTCATAACATGCCAGAAACAATATCTGTTCTTCAGAATATTTGCATCATATTCTTATAAAATTCAGTTAAATACAGTTTTTTTCAGAGAGACTCTCAAGATGAGGCATTTTAACCTTAAAGCACCACATTCATCAGAGAACATATAGAAGAGGTTTcaagaacactgaatatttaaAACGTTACCTATTTTGATGCAGGGGTTGGTGTGGACAATGATGGCATTTTGGTTCTGGGAGCTACAAATATACCCTGGGTTCTGGATTCTGCCATTAGGCGAAGGTATGATAATACATAGTAAATATCTTATTTCTGACTACAATGTAACAAGTGGCTGTTAACTCCCGCTCTGTGTAGTGAGGAGGCATTCTGATAACTTCAGAATGTTTTTAATGCGCCGGAGCCCTAGCCGGAGCCCTGCTGCCCCTCTGCCTTTGGGGAAGAGAGGCAAGCATTTGTTCATTTGCCTGCTGTGTTGAAGATACGAGATTTACACCTACTGGAATCTTTCACTTTGCAAAGTATGTTACCTAATGCTTATTTTAGTTATAATTATGCTTAGTAGGTGCATTGATACTTCAGAAATGTATAAATATAGTTTGATATTTCAATGAAAAACCTTCATACAAAACTTTTAGCAAAATGAGAATTATGCAAGATAAAGTATGCTAACCagatatattttgaattaaatttatgtctgtaatttttaaactgaagatGGAACTTGAGCCACAGGAAAGGCATACGGACTCATTGCTTTTCAGTGCTTCACAATTCCCTATTCCATTCATTTAATTGTGTGTGGTAAAAATTAACACTTCAGTTTTTGCTACTTTCATCCCATTCACTTGAGGGTTTGCCAGAATGTTAAGACTACCATCCAGTATCAAGAAAGGAAATGTCCTGGTTATTTCTGAAAGATTGCCTAAATCTGAACCCATCTCTAGAGCTACTGGAGACTTAAAATTCTTATTGCTACAGAGAATAATTATCTGAAGAAGAAAACgtcctttctttgtttcttcctcccTGGCTCCATATACTGAAATTCTAAGAATGCAAACAAAATGATAAGATTTAGAGTAATTTTGCCATTGTGAATGTAGAGAATTATTTTGTCatctcttttcatatttttaatcatATTTGTCCCTTGATCAGAGTTCAGAGTATCATTCCATGGGAGACTAATCTTGCAGGCCATGTCATGTCATGAATTCCGGGCTCTGGCCAAAATAACTCTGAAATCACAAAGAAAGACTAAACCACTCCAAGCTGGTTCCCTGgctattttggttttatttgttaTTAATGTGTTCtggatattttccttttattaaccTAAATACATGTGTTTAACTCTGGATATGCACCCAGTTACTTTATTCAGCTTAGCTTTGTACAAATAAGAATATCTAAATACCTTGTCTCTTGAAACACTAATTTTCAGTGGAAATCAAATATTATTATCTAGTAATATTCTTggtgtaatttttctttcatttgaagaTTTGAGAAGCGAATTTATATTCCTTTGCCTGAGGCCCACGCCCGAGCAGCAATGTTTAAACTGCACTTGGGGACCACTCAGAACAGTCTGACAGAAGCAGACTTCCGGGAACTTGGGAAGAAAACGGAAGGGTATTCGGGGGCAGACATAAGTATCATTGTGCGTGACGCACTCATGCAGCCAGTCAGGAAAGTCCAGTCAGCTACCCATTTTAAAAAGGTAAGGAAGTTTTCACCTATTTTTTcgcagatttttaaaatcaagttttgAGACCATAAGTGGGTTAGCATAACACGTTTCCATTTCATTGAAAATAAGTTCTCctaaagttttttaaaactttgtatgcAGTGAtttttgaagtatttattattttgatgtaAGTATAGAAACTTAAATATATGGTTGTCTCTGATGTAACTAAGATGCCCCTGAGCGGAATCTGGCAGGTTTACACGTCAGTGACACAGTGAAAATAACAGCAGCTGGTGTTCGGTGTTCACGTGCCCGGCCTGTGTCCTCGCCTCATCTTCTGTCTCATCTGGTCCTCACAGAAGCTCTGCCACAGCTGCAGGTGGCCACCTGCTGATGGTCAGTCTGAGACTGAGAAGCTAACATGATTAAACTGAGACTTGGATGGTAACACAGTTTGCCAGGGTACAGctagagaggagcagaggtgtggctTTGCTCTGAATAAGTGTCCCTCAGAATCTGAAGTCTCCACCATTCTGCTCTCCTACCCCTGCCGTGCACCATCCTGTCTGCGTGAATGGCTtgaactatatatatgtatggtttgagacagaattttgtttaaaaagaaaaaattggatATCTTGTAATATCCAGTTAAGTAACATAGTTTAAGTAACTTGGACCAACGCTCTTGCTGAGGACAAGTCTCCAATATGCTCATGAACACAGATGTGAGAATCCTGAACTGTTAACAAACCTAATCCAGCTGTACGTGACAAGACTAAGAGGTCATGACTCTCATGTGCATACGTGTATGTCTGTTATATGCCACAATAAaatgagttctttttaaaataatgagcttGAATTAAAACTTAAATTTGAAGCCTGACTCCACAATTTACTTGTTGTATCTCTCTGACCAAATTGTAGTACCTTTTTAAGTCTCATTTTTATCGTCCCTTAAATAAGGATGATAATAACACTACTTTGAAATGCTGTTATGAGAACGAGATGAAATAATGTTCACAAAACACCTGTCGTGTTACCTGAGTAGCCCAGTGAATAGGACTCATCTCTTCTTCAGCCACTTTGTTGCTGAGAGAAATATAAAGCTTGTTCCACAGctgtcatattttttcttaaattctctttGCCATTTAGACACTGTGGTTTCTTAGAAACTCAGCCCTTTCCTGCTGAGCTTCCCATTCTCTGTGTTTCTCCCGGGGACAGCTCATGTGACCCTGAAGCCAGGCCTCTGTCAGGAGGACAAAAAACTGAAGCAGCCAGCTCAGTTACAACATCAGGCCGTTTGTATCACCGACTAGAGCAGGTCTCTGTGTGGCTCCATCTTCTGCTCCATTTTCCAGTTAGCAAGAACAAGTTTGCctgtttttattgtatttattaaatGTCTGAAATACTAATCTGAGCCCAGAGCTAAGTCAGAAAGTACAACagtcaaaaaacacaaaaatcccTGCTGCTGGAATTTTTGTGAGGAAAGACAAGCAGTAAAGTACACATAATTAAAGTAAGAATGTTTATTTCTTCACCTCTGCCCCAGTCCTGAGACAGTATTTAAGATTGATCAttgtaaaacaaatattaaaattagaatgAAAGCAGCCAGCCCCCAATTTGATGTAAATGTGTCCCTGTCTATATATTTGTGATGTGTCACTCTGTGtcacaaaatttctttttctggatgttactaaaactttttattttaaatcagttatGAATCATAAAATAGCACTGAAGTTACATTTAGCATTTAATTTTATACttatatttgaagaaagcattttTGTTGGGAAAGACAAAAAGATTCAGTCATTTTACAGTAATAAACCTTCCAAAGATCACAAATTTCTCAGCTGTGGAAAATAGAGAAACTTAAGAGAATTCTTGAGTAGGTCTATTTTGGGTCTGTAAGATTATTAGCACTTACTAAGTATTAGAAAAAATTTTTGCTGCACGCAAGTCTTTCTTATTTTAACTTATTTCCTCCCTGCAATCATGTAAGTAATTTGTTATAGGaaatttcaaatacagaaaagcatcaagaaaacaattaaaatcaaGCAAAATCTATCCCATCACCCAGAGACAATTATACTGTTTGTTGTAtattccctttatttattttcagaagaaaacattttaacaaaatataaaataacagtaCATTTTCAGGTTTCCTAATGAGGATCTAAATATTAATGTTCATTTAGTTTGTTCAAACAAATATTTCAGATGCCTGTTTATTCCAGGTTCACGGACCTTCACGAGCAGATCCTAACAGCGTAGTAGATGATCTGCTAACGCCCTGTTCTCCAGGTGACCCTGGTGCCATTGAAATGACATggatggatgtccctggagataAACTTTTGGAGCCAGTTGTTTCCATGGTTTgacattttgtttgcttttaa encodes:
- the VPS4B gene encoding vacuolar protein sorting-associated protein 4B; this translates as MASTSNNLQKAIDLASKAAQEDKAGNYEEALQLYQHAVQYFLHVVKYEAQGDKAKQSIRAKCTEYLDRAEKLKEYLKKKEKKPQKPVKEGQPSPADEKGNDSDGEGESDDPEKKKLQNQLQGAIVIERPNVKWSDVAGLEGAKEALKEAVILPIKFPHLFTGKRTPWRGILLFGPPGTGKSYLAKAVATEANNSTFFSISSSDLVSKWLGESEKLVKNLFQLARENKPSIIFIDEIDSLCGSRSENESEAARRIKTEFLVQMQGVGVDNDGILVLGATNIPWVLDSAIRRRFEKRIYIPLPEAHARAAMFKLHLGTTQNSLTEADFRELGKKTEGYSGADISIIVRDALMQPVRKVQSATHFKKVHGPSRADPNSVVDDLLTPCSPGDPGAIEMTWMDVPGDKLLEPVVSMSDMLLSLSHTKPTVNEHDLLKLKKFTEDFGQEG